The Schistocerca americana isolate TAMUIC-IGC-003095 chromosome 5, iqSchAmer2.1, whole genome shotgun sequence genome includes a window with the following:
- the LOC124616481 gene encoding craniofacial development protein 2-like has product MTGQYSGLPKALEIRCIDICAVQETWWSGNKLYDTGCSYKLMYKGTRGTTNDNGIVVSSKFDGNISEVQRYDDRLMKIVYITDSREIHIFSAYTPKTGQATSIKDAFWRMLDAKTPEVPPEDYIITAGDLNGHIGCRKEEHTAHGGYGFREKNENGQRILDFSEAHNLAIANTWFKKRDSHLITYYSGTNTTQVNYIPVRCCDLKDVLDVKVIPYKTVVMQHHSLICKLRIKLPTNKHEDHTGPARIKWWKFKDKEADIIAQITLPPITTVEESWEKVKESAHETAHAILGTTQPGRRRTYRDAWLWNDTIKDVVHIKKRLGHEFQIKHRSNGIHTEQPKEMQNRL; this is encoded by the coding sequence ATGACTGGACAGTACAGCGGACTACCTAAAGCCCTTGAAATCCGATGTATAGACATCTGTGCAGTGCAAGAAACATGGTGGAGTGGAAACAAATTGTATGACACTGGATGCAGTTACAAGCTGATGTATAAGGGCACACGCGGAACCACTAATGACAATGGCATTGTAGTGTCATCCAAGTTTGATGGTAATATCTCTGAAGTGCAAAGATATGATGATCGCCTGATGAAGATTGTGTACATCACAGACAGCAGAGAAATCCACATTTTCAGTGCCTACACTCCAAAAACTGGCCAAGCAACTTCCATCAAGGATGCCTTTTGGAGGATGCTTGATGCAAAGACTCCTGAAGTGCCCCCAGAAGATTACATCATCACAGCTGGTGATCTGAATGGGCACATAGGGTGCAGAAAGGAAGAACATACTGCTCACGGTGGGTATGGGTTCAGAGAAAAGAATGAGAACGGTCAGCGTATCCTCGATTTCTCAGAAGCTCATAACCTGGCAATTGCGAACACATGGTTCAAAAAGCGTGACTCACATTTAATCACGTATTACAGTGGCACTAACACCACGCAGGTCAACTACATTCCCGTGAGATGCTGTGATCTCAAAGATGTACTTGATGTAAAAGTCATCCCCTACAAAACAGTTGTGATGCAACACCATTCATTGATCTGTAAGCTACGAATCAAGTTGCCAACAAACAAGCACGAAGATCACACAGGACCTGCAAGAATCAAATGGTGGAAATTCAAGGATAAGGAAGCCGACATCATAGCCCAAATTACTTTGCCACCAATTACCACAGTTGAAGAAAGCTGGGAGAAAGTGAAAGAGTCTGCTCACGAAACTGCACATGCAATTCTTGGGACAACACAACCAGGACGACGACGGACCTATAGAGATGCGTGGCTTTGGAATGACACCATCAAAGATGTGGTACACATAAAGAAAAGATTGGGTCATGAGTTTCAGATAAAACACAGGAGCAATGGAATTCATACAGAACAGCCCAAAGAGATGCAAAACAGGCTATAG